A genomic segment from Antedon mediterranea chromosome 6, ecAntMedi1.1, whole genome shotgun sequence encodes:
- the LOC140051014 gene encoding uncharacterized protein: protein MERHKCCLQDLCRLCGKKNCSKINLLKSKLCYARDINLSLGVDVLQDVDGIHPNFICNCCKMKLHRWRTFRNKKKDKEISIHLLPFAEHSDDNCSVCAFSVPLINLNKILAIGKNLGFVAQLGTDKVTFIKIINDLPIVCVHIYATCSWKVNVLLKDSTNRCAKFPEILTEDNAECLLTWIWKSAICCGNTEFIQLCRKQSPSNLAVFNSISGSTVAMEEDTNGERTIRHVNCCIFVEGNRCEVCTMYRTTLMSKRSRINDQKAVDISSHARNDQLNNDQLRKKLMLVSNDRKNLQKMVKDLKEKVRKSFEDDSSPLQETMSEALKTIMTTHTETVSEQFKEGSPQRLLWDEQVAANKSSATGRRWHPAIIRFCLALHMKSTAAYRIIRNSGYLTLPHENTLRNYTHFTDAKSGFNPDVILRIKHDIHFDALPNFRKIVSLSFDEMKINAGLVYSSKSGNLVGFSSMGSMNEAMDNFARELDLDKNKQPKEASHMLSLMVRGMFMPLHETFAHFPTHGCKSYNLYWIIWKAVTWLEYAGFRVCAFVCDGASPNRKFYRQHGTSVSSEVVFSTISPYTKRNIYFICDTPHLLKTTRNNLENSGFNSKSRNLHFNHQDLKWNQLLTLVEEDIGCGSGLRKLHKIRHEHLYLTPSLRMKVKLAVQILSSSVAHALEIQGRHDTKSLIHFIKYMNKFFDCLNVSRVERRRNNINENLLEYRSVDDSRLKWLVDDFLGFLNTWENQCLETPNTTAAEKKRMCLSRETLDGLRITVNSFVKLTKELLATDGVDYVLSEKLNQDPLEEYFSKQRGCGGRNENPTVHQFQHNALTLQVAGARSVTGSIHSNTRKSGFSIDSTPFPKRTKTINNKVEI, encoded by the exons ATGGAACGGCACAAATGTTGCCTCCAGGATCTCTGTAGATTATGTGGTAAAAAAAACTGCTCTAAAATAAATCTATTGAAATCCAAGTTGTGCTATGCAAGAGATATCAACCTTTCATTAGGAGTTGATGTGTTGCAAGATGTAGATGGCATCCATCCCAACTTCATCTGCAACTGCTGTAAGATGAAATTACATCGTTGGCGGACTTTCCGCAATAAGAAAAAAGACAAAGAAATATCAATTCATCTTTTGCCATTTGCTGAACATTCCGATGATAATTGTTCTGTATGTGCATTTTCTGTTCCATTGATCAATCTCAACAAAATTCTAGCAATTGGGAAGAATCTTGGCTTTGTAGCACAACTTGGAACCGACAAAGTCACATTCATTAAGATAATTAATGATCTTCCTATTGTTTGTGTGCATATTTATGCCACATGCTCATGGAAAGTAAATGTTTTGTTGAAGGATTCTACAAATAGATGTGCAAAATTTCCTGAAATTCTGACAGAAGATAATGCAGAATGTTTATTGACATGGATATGGAAATCTGCAATTTGCTGTGGAAACACTGAGTTCATCCAACTTTGTCGCAAGCAATCACCATCAAACCTAGCAGTGTTTAATAGTATTTCTGGATCAACAGTGGCAATGGAAGAGGACACAAATGGTGAAAGAACAATAAGGCACGTGAACTGCTGTATATTTGTTGAGGGAAATCGCTGTGAAGTATGCACAATGTATAGAACAACGTTAATGTCTAAAAGGTCAAGAATTAATGATCAAAAAGCAGTAGACATTAGTTCTCATGCACGAAATGATCAGTTAAACAATGATCAGTTAAGGAAAAAGTTGATGTTGGTGTCAAATGACAGGAAAAACTTACAGAAAATGGTTAAAGACCTTAAAGAAAAAGTAAGGAAGTCATTTGAAGATGATTCTAGTCCATTGCAAGAAACAATGTCTGAAGCTCTAAAGACAATAATGACAACACATACAGAAACTGTGTCAGAACAATTTAAGGAAGGTTCTCCACAAAGACTACTATGGGATGAACAAGTGGCTGCCAATAAATCATCTGCAACAGGTCGTCGTTGGCACCCAGcaataattcgtttttgcttaGCGTTGCACATGAAGTCTACTGCAGCTTACCGTATTATTAGGAACTCTGGTTACTTGACATTGCCACATGAAAATACCCTAAGGAACTACACACATTTTACTGATGCAAAGTCTGGTTTTAATCCTGATGTTATCCTGCGGATAAAGCATGATATACATTTTGATGCGTTACCTAATTTTAGGAAAATTGTTTCATTAAGTTTTGATGAAATGAAGATAAACGCAGGTCTTGTGTATTCTAGCAAATCGGGTAATCTTGTTGGATTCTCCAGTATGGGATCAATGAACGAAGCCATGGACAATTTTGCAAGAGAGTTGGACTTGGACAAAAATAAACAACCAAAGGAAGCATCACACATGTTGTCTCTGATGGTTCGGGGCATGTTTATGCCTTTACATGAAACATTCGCACATTTCCCCACTCATGGCTGCAAGAGTTACAATTTATATTGGATCATATGGAAAGCTGTGACTTGGCTAGAGTATGCAGGATTCAGAGTTTGTGCTTTCGTATGTGATGGTGCAAGTCCAAATCGAAAATTTTACAGACAGCATGGAACATCTGTTTCTTCAGAAGTTGTCTTTTCAACCATTAGTCCATATACGAAAAGGAATATCTATTTCATTTGCGACACTCCACACTTGTTAAAGACTACAAGAAATAATCTCGAAAACTCTGGATTTAACTCAAAATCAAGAAACTTGCAT tttAATCATCAAGATCTAAAGTGGAATCAGTTGCTCACCTTGGTAGAAGAAGATATTGGATGTGGTAGTGGCCTAAGAAAACTCCACAAAATACGCCACGAACATTTATACCTTACGCCAAGCTTAAGGATGAAAGTTAAACTAGCTGTCCAG ATCCTTAGCAGCAGTGTTGCCCATGCGTTGGAAATTCAAGGCAGACATGACACAAAAAGTCTAATCCACTTCATAAAGTACATGAACAAGTTTTTTGATTGTCTTAATGTTAGTCGTGTTGAGAGACGAAGAAACAACATAAATGAGAACCTGTTAGAATACAGAAGTGTGGATGATTCAAGATTAAAG TGGCTTGTAGACGATTTCCTCGGCTTTCTTAATACATGGGAGAATCAATGTTTGGAAACACCAAATACAACAGCAGCAGAAAAGAAAAGGATGTGCCTAAGTCGTGAAACACTTGACGGACTAAGAATAACag TTAACTCTTTTGTGAAACTTACAAAGGAATTGCTTGCTACTGATGGTGTGGACTATGTGTTGAGTGAAAAACTAAACCAAGATCCTCTTGAGGAATACTTTAGCAAACAGAGAGGATGTGGAGGAAGAAATGAAAACCCAACAGTTCATCAATTCCAACATAATGCATTGACACTACAAGTTGCAGGAGCCAGAAGTGTAACTGGTTCAATCCACTCCAACACCAGGAAGTCTGGATTTAGCATAGACAGTACCCCATTCCCAAAAAGAACGAAAACCATAAATAATAAAgtagaaatataa